The Hymenobacter sp. DG01 genome has a segment encoding these proteins:
- a CDS encoding nuclear transport factor 2 family protein, with protein sequence MDAAKQKQLVQDYIEAYNRFDVDGMLRHLHEEVVFRNVSNGEVNLTLTGKENFRQQAQQALQYFSQREQRVTDWQVADNSVEVFLDYTAVAAIDFPNGLKAGDSLQLQGKSVFQFADDLIVSIDDIS encoded by the coding sequence ATGGACGCTGCGAAACAGAAACAACTCGTGCAAGACTACATCGAAGCGTACAACCGCTTTGATGTAGATGGCATGCTACGCCATCTGCATGAGGAAGTAGTGTTCCGCAACGTTTCCAACGGCGAAGTAAACCTGACCCTGACCGGCAAGGAAAACTTCCGCCAGCAGGCTCAGCAAGCTTTGCAGTACTTCTCCCAGCGTGAACAGCGCGTCACGGATTGGCAAGTAGCCGACAACAGCGTGGAAGTCTTTCTAGACTATACCGCCGTTGCCGCTATCGACTTTCCGAATGGCTTAAAAGCCGGCGACTCACTACAGCTGCAGGGCAAATCAGTTTTTCAATTTGCCGACGACCTGATAGTTTCCATCGACGACATCAGCTAG
- the purD gene encoding phosphoribosylamine--glycine ligase: MATPKTIVLLGGGAREHAMAWKLTRDGATVHVLPGNAGIPNSHPNISATDFPAIQSFCEAHGVKLIVVGPEAPLAAGVTDYFAGSDIRVFGPGRSGATLESSKVWSKDFMRRHGVATAMSWQYRSDKLEEARAKAIELDGQVVVKYDGLAAGKGVYVCSSIEEAQAALDDLQQQHTGWFSFLLEEKLTGPEISIIGVTDGNRVRLLAPSQDHKQLLAGDQGPNTGGMGAYCPVPFCDDNVLAAIRTSIVDPTLRGLQNEQFDFKGFLYFGIMLTPQGPKLLEYNVRLGDPEAEVLLPALESSLLELIEATLDGTLQQTVVRQRRGCYVGVVLASGGYPAAQFPTGFPITGLDQLHPSILAFHGATKRTEAGELVTNGGRVLVLVGHGEELEDAVGHVYREAEKVKFQDVYLRPDIGQRPEPTEIFSQVR; this comes from the coding sequence TTGGCAACTCCTAAAACCATAGTACTCCTCGGCGGCGGGGCCCGTGAACACGCCATGGCGTGGAAGCTGACCCGCGACGGCGCTACCGTGCACGTGCTGCCCGGCAACGCCGGCATCCCCAACAGCCACCCCAACATCAGCGCCACCGACTTCCCGGCCATTCAAAGCTTCTGCGAAGCCCACGGCGTGAAGCTCATTGTGGTAGGACCCGAGGCTCCGCTGGCGGCTGGCGTTACGGACTATTTCGCCGGTTCCGATATCCGGGTGTTCGGTCCGGGCCGGTCCGGCGCGACGCTGGAAAGCTCCAAGGTGTGGTCGAAGGACTTTATGCGGCGGCATGGGGTAGCAACCGCTATGTCGTGGCAGTACCGCAGCGACAAGTTGGAAGAGGCCCGCGCCAAAGCCATCGAGCTAGACGGGCAGGTAGTGGTGAAGTATGATGGTCTGGCCGCTGGCAAGGGCGTGTACGTGTGCTCCTCTATTGAAGAAGCTCAGGCCGCGCTGGACGACTTGCAGCAGCAGCACACCGGCTGGTTTAGCTTCCTGCTGGAAGAAAAACTGACCGGCCCTGAAATCAGCATTATTGGCGTGACGGATGGCAACCGGGTGCGGCTGCTGGCTCCTTCTCAGGACCACAAGCAGCTGTTAGCCGGCGACCAGGGCCCCAACACTGGTGGCATGGGCGCCTACTGCCCCGTTCCGTTCTGCGACGACAACGTGCTGGCCGCCATCCGCACCAGTATCGTGGACCCTACCCTACGTGGCCTGCAAAACGAGCAGTTCGATTTCAAGGGCTTCCTTTATTTCGGCATCATGCTCACCCCCCAGGGCCCCAAGCTGCTGGAATACAACGTCCGCCTCGGCGACCCCGAAGCCGAAGTGCTGCTACCCGCCCTGGAAAGCAGCTTGCTGGAGCTCATTGAGGCTACCCTCGACGGCACGCTTCAACAAACCGTGGTACGCCAGCGGCGGGGCTGCTATGTAGGGGTAGTGCTGGCCTCGGGCGGCTACCCCGCGGCGCAGTTCCCCACCGGTTTCCCCATCACGGGCCTCGACCAGCTGCACCCCAGCATCCTGGCCTTCCATGGCGCTACCAAACGCACCGAAGCCGGGGAACTGGTAACCAATGGCGGCCGGGTGCTGGTGCTCGTCGGCCATGGCGAGGAGCTGGAAGATGCCGTAGGCCACGTGTACCGGGAAGCGGAAAAAGTGAAATTCCAGGACGTGTACCTCCGCCCCGACATCGGCCAACGGCCGGAGCCAACGGAAATTTTCAGCCAGGTACGGTGA
- the purN gene encoding phosphoribosylglycinamide formyltransferase has translation MKKLSTPPQPLPGRERLSLASDSADLSAGTPAYGGGAGGKVARLAILLSGRGSNMVALVNAVQGGVLRGLAEVAVVFSNKPDAPGLETAAGLGCPTASLSSQGRKREEFDAEVVTALGQFQPDYVVLAGYMRILSPTFIRAFAGRILNIHPADTHQHQGLHAYEWAFENQLVETKITVHLVDEGLDTGPILAQHPVDLRGADTLAEVERRGLAVEHRLYAETLARLIRGELPVGSTKTATSEAQRESLPLSSGSPSPSREEAGG, from the coding sequence GTGAAGAAATTATCAACCCCACCCCAGCCCCTCCCCGGTAGGGAGAGGCTTAGTTTAGCTTCTGATTCGGCTGATTTGTCGGCTGGCACTCCTGCCTATGGGGGAGGGGCTGGGGGAAAGGTTGCCCGCCTCGCCATCCTGCTCTCCGGCCGGGGCTCCAACATGGTGGCCCTGGTAAACGCCGTGCAAGGCGGCGTGCTGCGTGGCCTGGCTGAAGTGGCGGTGGTGTTCAGCAACAAGCCCGATGCGCCCGGCCTGGAAACGGCCGCCGGGCTGGGCTGCCCCACGGCCAGCCTCAGCAGCCAGGGCCGCAAGCGGGAGGAATTCGATGCTGAGGTGGTAACGGCGCTAGGTCAGTTCCAGCCCGACTATGTGGTGCTGGCCGGCTACATGCGTATCCTGTCGCCTACGTTCATCCGGGCATTTGCAGGGCGCATTCTTAACATTCATCCCGCCGATACGCACCAGCACCAGGGCCTGCACGCCTACGAGTGGGCCTTTGAAAATCAGTTGGTTGAAACCAAAATAACGGTGCATCTGGTTGATGAGGGTCTGGACACGGGACCTATCCTGGCCCAGCACCCCGTGGATTTGCGCGGCGCCGACACTTTGGCAGAAGTGGAGCGCCGCGGCCTGGCCGTGGAGCACCGTCTCTACGCCGAAACGCTGGCCCGCCTCATCCGGGGCGAGCTACCCGTTGGATCTACTAAGACTGCTACTTCTGAGGCTCAGCGCGAATCGTTGCCTTTGTCGTCTGGCTCTCCCTCTCCCTCCAGAGAGGAGGCCGGGGGGTAA
- the purF gene encoding amidophosphoribosyltransferase, with the protein MCGIVGFYGPDDVAHDIVFGLTALQHRGQDAAGIATFDDNFHLCKGNGLISDVFKPKQLKKLKGNIGIGHARYTTQGSGDAELAQPFTTSYPFGLAMVHNGNVINFRSAAKRLHEKYHVLPKTSNDLELIMYTFASELRLKNLDALSVVDIFDAVETTQELVKGAYATITVIAGHGLLAFNDPLGIRPLVLGRRDTENGPIYAFASESTCFDYLGFEFIKNVGPGQAIFIDKDFKVHYKNPYAQPKAFCVFEHIYFAREDSTIHGRLVARERVRLGKMLAKKVIESGIQPDMVIDVPSSGYFAASGLAEAIGVPYRRALVKNNHMGRSFIVSSQAGREDIVKKKLNPIREFVDGKKIAVVDDSIVRGTTSRRIVRILREAGAAEVYFISSAPPIIAPCIYGIDMAMSTELIAANYTEEEICRYIEADKVIYQSIEDLQELFSEEKGHGGNCFACFTGKYPTGDVTKYLRHIQEERQSHRTDKKGPDNNTMPSVSAKAPAPTEH; encoded by the coding sequence ATGTGCGGAATTGTAGGTTTTTACGGCCCCGATGATGTTGCCCACGACATCGTATTTGGCTTGACGGCGCTCCAGCACCGCGGCCAGGATGCGGCCGGCATAGCCACCTTCGACGACAACTTTCACCTCTGTAAAGGCAACGGTCTGATTTCCGATGTGTTCAAGCCCAAGCAGCTCAAGAAGCTGAAGGGCAACATCGGCATCGGCCATGCCCGCTACACCACTCAGGGCTCCGGCGACGCGGAGCTGGCGCAGCCGTTCACCACCAGCTACCCCTTCGGGCTGGCCATGGTGCACAATGGCAACGTCATCAACTTCCGCTCGGCCGCCAAGCGCCTGCATGAGAAGTACCACGTGCTGCCCAAAACCAGCAACGACCTGGAGCTGATCATGTACACCTTCGCCTCGGAGCTGCGCCTGAAAAACCTCGATGCGCTATCGGTGGTGGATATTTTTGATGCCGTAGAAACCACCCAGGAGCTGGTGAAGGGGGCCTACGCTACCATCACCGTTATTGCCGGGCACGGCCTGCTGGCCTTCAACGACCCGCTGGGCATCCGGCCGCTGGTGCTGGGCCGCCGCGACACCGAAAACGGCCCCATCTACGCCTTCGCCTCCGAAAGCACCTGCTTCGACTACCTCGGCTTTGAGTTCATCAAGAACGTAGGCCCTGGCCAGGCTATCTTCATTGACAAGGACTTCAAGGTGCACTACAAGAACCCCTACGCCCAGCCCAAGGCGTTCTGCGTGTTCGAGCACATCTACTTCGCCCGCGAAGACTCCACCATCCACGGTCGCCTGGTGGCCCGGGAACGGGTGCGGCTGGGTAAGATGCTGGCCAAAAAAGTAATCGAGTCGGGCATTCAGCCGGATATGGTTATTGACGTGCCTTCATCGGGGTACTTTGCGGCTTCGGGCCTGGCCGAGGCCATTGGTGTGCCTTACCGCCGGGCGCTGGTGAAAAACAACCACATGGGCCGCTCCTTCATCGTGAGCAGCCAGGCCGGCCGCGAGGACATCGTGAAAAAGAAGCTGAACCCCATCCGGGAGTTTGTGGATGGTAAGAAGATTGCCGTAGTCGATGATAGCATCGTGCGCGGCACCACGTCGCGGCGCATCGTGCGCATTCTGCGCGAGGCCGGTGCGGCTGAGGTGTACTTCATCAGCAGCGCCCCGCCCATCATCGCGCCCTGCATTTATGGCATTGATATGGCCATGAGCACCGAGCTGATTGCCGCCAACTACACCGAGGAGGAAATCTGCCGCTACATCGAGGCCGACAAGGTTATCTATCAGTCCATTGAGGACCTGCAGGAGTTGTTCTCAGAAGAAAAGGGCCACGGTGGCAACTGTTTTGCCTGCTTCACGGGCAAGTACCCCACCGGCGACGTGACCAAGTATCTGCGCCACATCCAGGAGGAGCGCCAGAGCCACCGCACCGACAAGAAAGGTCCTGATAACAATACAATGCCCTCCGTCAGCGCCAAAGCACCTGCACCCACGGAGCATTAA
- a CDS encoding AIR synthase-related protein, with the protein MNNTLKATAGYSIEEGNAASKNAYHWAQKTFSTRAGKPGEPAQDLAGGFSNEIRFGSERLGIGSDGIGTKIEVAERLDRYDTLGYDLIAMVADDLIVAGFVPTNLSNIIDVNTLNYEVVDELMRGLHDAAQFSQIAVTGGEIAELGNRIGGYPGAKMNFNWCSTAVGVLHPSLERPLSGANVRAGQAVVALRSPSFRSNGYSLARRALTKAFGEKWHEAPYEAAEGNEAGSQQLTASNAKTWGEVMLAPSLIFSPGVAAVLDAGLPLHAAAHITGGGIADNFKRVLKNGVGAELTNLFEPLPAMQQLAELAGITPQEAYLYWNMGNGMLLVTNEAQAEAVAETLRNHGYQAQVAGHITPEPGVTLHVGAGELRYEG; encoded by the coding sequence ATGAACAATACCCTCAAAGCCACCGCCGGTTATTCCATCGAAGAAGGCAACGCCGCTTCTAAAAATGCCTACCACTGGGCTCAGAAAACCTTCTCGACCCGTGCCGGCAAGCCCGGTGAGCCAGCCCAGGATCTGGCGGGCGGCTTCTCCAACGAAATCCGGTTTGGTAGTGAGCGACTGGGCATCGGCTCCGACGGCATCGGGACGAAGATTGAGGTAGCCGAGCGCCTGGACCGCTACGACACGCTGGGCTACGACCTGATTGCCATGGTGGCCGACGACCTCATTGTGGCCGGCTTCGTGCCCACCAACCTCTCCAATATCATCGACGTGAATACGCTCAACTACGAGGTAGTAGATGAGCTCATGCGCGGCCTGCACGACGCGGCCCAGTTCAGCCAGATTGCCGTAACGGGTGGCGAAATTGCCGAGCTGGGTAACCGCATTGGGGGCTACCCCGGCGCTAAAATGAACTTCAACTGGTGCTCAACGGCCGTGGGCGTGCTACACCCCAGCCTAGAGCGGCCCCTAAGCGGCGCCAACGTGCGCGCCGGGCAGGCCGTGGTAGCGCTTCGCTCACCTTCCTTCCGCTCCAACGGCTACTCCCTGGCCCGCCGCGCCCTCACCAAAGCCTTCGGTGAAAAGTGGCACGAAGCACCTTACGAGGCAGCAGAAGGAAACGAAGCAGGCAGTCAGCAGTTGACCGCCAGCAACGCCAAAACCTGGGGCGAAGTCATGCTGGCGCCCTCCCTGATTTTCTCGCCTGGTGTGGCGGCCGTGCTGGATGCCGGCCTGCCCCTGCACGCGGCCGCCCACATCACGGGCGGCGGCATTGCCGACAACTTCAAGCGCGTGCTTAAGAATGGGGTAGGAGCGGAGCTGACCAACCTGTTCGAGCCCCTGCCCGCCATGCAGCAACTGGCCGAGCTGGCCGGCATCACGCCCCAGGAAGCCTACCTCTACTGGAACATGGGCAACGGCATGCTCCTCGTCACCAACGAAGCCCAGGCCGAAGCCGTAGCTGAAACCCTACGCAACCACGGCTACCAGGCCCAGGTGGCGGGCCACATCACCCCGGAGCCCGGCGTTACACTGCATGTCGGTGCGGGTGAGCTGCGCTACGAGGGGTAA
- a CDS encoding heavy-metal-associated domain-containing protein, producing the protein MSTLKFKTSINCANCVRAVTPFLDAEASVEKWSVDTNSPEKILTVEGENPIPELIMKSVSQAGFDIEPVAA; encoded by the coding sequence ATGTCAACTCTGAAATTCAAGACCAGCATCAACTGCGCTAACTGCGTGCGCGCCGTCACGCCCTTCCTCGACGCTGAAGCCAGCGTGGAAAAGTGGAGCGTAGACACAAACAGCCCCGAAAAAATCCTCACGGTGGAAGGCGAAAACCCCATTCCGGAGCTGATTATGAAGTCCGTATCGCAGGCGGGGTTTGATATTGAGCCGGTTGCGGCATAA
- a CDS encoding DUF4240 domain-containing protein — MKRYFINQEGEANKFWNIEIDGSAYTVTFGKVGTKGRESHKVFSDASVCAVEVAKLMQEKQRKGYQEIEGNAPVPEKKAAAYRPMDEALFWEILDLLNWKKAGNDDAVLLPAEKRLAALPLEDIFAFEDILADKLYQLDGEKYAAACYPGEDIRAISSDSFLYDRCSVLCNGPGFYDAVLQDPSKWPIGLEFESLLFLAGKAYTRKTKQEDFPHSTRVSYETGSNTAGWPST, encoded by the coding sequence ATGAAGCGATACTTTATCAACCAAGAAGGAGAGGCCAACAAATTCTGGAATATCGAAATTGACGGTTCAGCCTATACCGTGACCTTCGGTAAGGTTGGAACGAAAGGTCGGGAAAGCCACAAGGTATTCAGTGATGCTTCTGTCTGTGCAGTGGAAGTGGCAAAGCTAATGCAAGAGAAGCAGCGTAAGGGCTATCAGGAAATAGAAGGAAATGCGCCTGTTCCTGAAAAAAAGGCAGCTGCGTATCGACCAATGGACGAGGCGCTGTTCTGGGAGATTTTAGATTTATTGAATTGGAAGAAAGCTGGCAATGATGACGCAGTGCTGCTGCCGGCCGAAAAACGCTTAGCCGCGCTACCTCTAGAGGATATTTTCGCTTTCGAAGACATCTTGGCCGATAAACTCTATCAGCTAGATGGCGAGAAGTATGCCGCAGCCTGTTATCCAGGAGAGGATATCCGGGCTATTTCAAGTGATTCTTTTCTCTATGATAGGTGCAGTGTACTTTGTAATGGCCCCGGTTTCTACGACGCCGTTCTGCAAGACCCTTCTAAATGGCCTATTGGGTTAGAGTTCGAAAGCCTTCTGTTCTTAGCAGGCAAAGCGTACACCCGAAAAACTAAGCAAGAAGATTTCCCGCATAGCACCCGCGTTTCCTATGAAACCGGAAGTAATACGGCTGGGTGGCCTTCCACATGA
- a CDS encoding nicotinate phosphoribosyltransferase, producing MNSAPLSGLYAPSLSLLTDLYQVTMAYGYWQQGMQDREAVFHLYFRRPPFSGGYAVAAGLAYAVDFLENLRFSDDDLAYLGSLKSAKGGAMFPQEFLAYLRELKFTCDVDAIAEGTVVFANEPLIRVQGPLLQAQLVETALLTLVNFQTLIATKASRIREAAGSDTVLEFGLRRAQGFDGGLSASRAAYLGGVDATSNVLAGQRFNIPVKGTHAHSWVMAFEDEVEAFTAYAKAFPDDSVFLVDTYDTLEGVRHAIKVARELRTNGHELGGIRLDSGDLAYLSREARALLNEAGFENVRIVASNDLEENLITSLKLQGAKIDTWGIGTQLVTAYDQPALGGVYKMAALRKSDDSGWDFTIKLSEQLAKTSIPGILQVRRYENEHGQPRADMLYNTAEPLPERLTIIDPVDATRRRPVRPDATYRELLEPIFRRGELVHQLPTLQESRNRAHREVLSLDPSIRRFLNPHTYPVGLEETLNTFRTNLILEKRPLRPA from the coding sequence ATGAACTCTGCTCCGCTTTCCGGCCTGTATGCCCCTTCGCTCAGCCTCCTCACCGACCTCTATCAGGTTACCATGGCCTATGGCTACTGGCAACAGGGTATGCAGGACCGCGAGGCCGTGTTTCACCTCTACTTCCGCCGCCCGCCCTTCAGCGGGGGCTACGCCGTAGCGGCCGGCCTGGCCTACGCCGTCGATTTTCTGGAGAACCTGCGCTTCTCCGACGACGACCTCGCTTATCTGGGCAGCCTGAAGAGCGCCAAGGGTGGGGCCATGTTCCCGCAGGAGTTCCTGGCCTATCTGCGCGAGCTGAAGTTTACCTGCGACGTGGACGCCATTGCCGAGGGCACGGTGGTGTTTGCCAACGAGCCTCTGATTCGGGTGCAGGGCCCGCTGCTGCAGGCGCAACTGGTAGAAACAGCCTTGCTTACGCTCGTCAATTTCCAGACCCTGATTGCCACCAAAGCCTCCCGCATTCGGGAGGCGGCCGGCTCCGATACGGTACTGGAGTTTGGGCTGCGCCGCGCCCAGGGCTTCGATGGGGGCCTGAGCGCCAGTCGCGCCGCCTACCTGGGCGGGGTCGATGCTACCTCCAACGTACTGGCCGGGCAGCGCTTCAACATCCCGGTAAAGGGCACCCACGCCCACAGCTGGGTTATGGCCTTCGAGGATGAGGTAGAGGCCTTCACGGCCTACGCCAAGGCTTTCCCCGACGACTCCGTATTCCTGGTAGATACCTACGACACGCTGGAAGGCGTGCGCCACGCCATTAAAGTAGCCCGTGAGCTACGCACCAACGGCCACGAGCTGGGTGGCATCCGCCTCGACTCCGGTGACCTGGCCTACCTCAGCCGCGAAGCCCGGGCCTTGCTAAATGAGGCCGGCTTCGAGAACGTACGCATCGTGGCCAGCAACGACCTGGAAGAAAACCTCATCACAAGTCTTAAGCTACAAGGCGCCAAAATTGATACCTGGGGCATTGGCACGCAGCTAGTAACCGCCTACGACCAGCCCGCCCTGGGTGGGGTGTACAAGATGGCCGCCCTGCGCAAATCCGACGACTCGGGCTGGGACTTCACTATCAAGCTCTCGGAGCAGCTGGCCAAAACCAGCATCCCCGGTATTCTGCAGGTGCGTCGCTACGAAAACGAACATGGGCAGCCCCGCGCCGACATGCTCTACAACACCGCTGAGCCCCTGCCCGAGCGCCTCACCATCATCGACCCCGTGGATGCTACCCGGCGCCGCCCCGTGCGCCCCGATGCTACCTACCGGGAGCTGCTGGAACCCATTTTCCGCCGCGGCGAACTGGTACACCAGCTGCCTACCCTACAGGAAAGCCGCAACCGCGCCCATCGTGAAGTCCTCAGCCTCGACCCCAGCATCCGCCGTTTCCTCAACCCCCACACCTACCCCGTAGGCCTGGAGGAAACCCTGAACACCTTCCGCACCAACCTGATTCTGGAGAAACGCCCGCTGCGGCCGGCGTAA
- a CDS encoding STAS domain-containing protein codes for MLHFLASVLPMEVYREILPESYLLILADDDEPTGGAELSYALRHASRSGKPSIWIDCSHLHNLSFATLRVLVRYYRRLQERQIPLVLCHLGDSAGQLLTRLPAALCPPVVPSLLDAERYCRTQLPLSH; via the coding sequence TTGCTTCATTTTTTAGCTAGTGTGCTGCCCATGGAAGTGTACCGCGAGATATTGCCAGAAAGCTACCTGCTGATTCTGGCTGATGATGATGAGCCGACGGGAGGGGCGGAGCTTTCTTACGCGCTGCGGCACGCCAGCCGCAGTGGCAAGCCCAGCATCTGGATTGACTGCAGCCATTTGCACAACCTTTCCTTTGCCACCCTGCGCGTGCTGGTGCGCTACTACCGGCGGCTGCAGGAACGCCAGATTCCGCTGGTGCTCTGCCACCTCGGCGACTCGGCCGGCCAGTTGCTTACCCGCCTGCCTGCCGCCCTTTGCCCGCCGGTGGTACCGTCTCTGCTCGATGCGGAGCGCTACTGCCGCACCCAGCTTCCACTTTCTCATTAG
- a CDS encoding response regulator transcription factor has translation MIRVMLADDHAILREGIRAILSQEPDMQVVGEAENGQALLELLAVIPANVVLMDVNMPVLDGFATMGILRSRFPEVRVLVLSMLDHENYVYRMLQAGALGYVLKTSDTTEITYAIRTVAAGRQFLCTEIGLNLLYRSVQRPSAVPEATEALPAYSMALHRSDAIDLSGREMEVLKLIAEGLTNAEIAEQLFASKRTIETHRQNIIEKTQAKNTAALIRYAMSHGLIE, from the coding sequence ATGATTCGCGTAATGCTTGCTGATGACCACGCCATTCTGCGGGAAGGCATTCGGGCCATCCTGTCACAGGAGCCCGATATGCAGGTGGTGGGTGAGGCTGAAAATGGGCAGGCGTTGCTGGAGCTGCTGGCCGTTATTCCGGCCAACGTCGTGCTCATGGACGTGAATATGCCCGTGCTGGATGGCTTCGCGACGATGGGCATCCTGCGCAGCCGCTTTCCCGAAGTGCGCGTGCTGGTACTCTCCATGCTCGACCACGAAAACTACGTGTACCGGATGCTGCAGGCCGGGGCCCTGGGCTACGTGCTCAAAACCTCCGACACCACCGAAATTACCTATGCCATTCGCACGGTGGCGGCGGGCCGGCAGTTTCTGTGCACCGAAATCGGCCTGAACCTGTTGTACCGCTCCGTGCAGCGCCCATCGGCGGTCCCTGAAGCAACTGAAGCCCTGCCGGCCTACAGCATGGCCTTGCACCGCAGTGATGCCATTGATCTATCGGGGCGGGAAATGGAGGTGCTGAAGCTGATTGCCGAAGGCCTGACCAACGCCGAGATTGCCGAGCAGCTGTTTGCCAGCAAGCGCACCATTGAAACCCACCGCCAGAACATCATCGAGAAAACCCAGGCTAAAAACACGGCCGCCCTCATCCGCTACGCCATGAGCCACGGGCTGATAGAGTAG
- a CDS encoding DUF2652 domain-containing protein — MGLLDDLRADRRVAGTGPHPGPDKQVPALLLIPDISGFTRFIEESGSPQAPFLVADLLEILIEANTLGLQVNEIQGDAVLFYRLGPPPPVAELVRQCRRIYLDFQNYLRLVARDTGSELAAALHELALTLKIVVHYGRVSVARIREYTKLMGRDVIVVHRLLKNNVTGSEYVLLSAGYVATQSPAALAQAFSWTRLLPGATYYEYLGETPYHYASLSPLRLLLSTPEIDDDVPPGRGCALKVRRALRIPAPYALRVITNFRLRPRWMEGATSVHYDVTKVGRLGTSYKVDVFGGQIDFQAVQQFEDEDGRLEYVEKISHFRLFPNTLLFYSIEAVTAHACLVTMELRYGHIASASRVIRFGQLRRLHRFLGRSMRGLAQLAEPALK, encoded by the coding sequence ATGGGTTTACTGGACGACTTGCGGGCTGACCGGCGGGTAGCGGGCACGGGGCCGCATCCTGGCCCCGATAAACAAGTGCCCGCGCTGCTGCTGATACCGGATATCAGTGGCTTTACGCGCTTTATTGAGGAATCGGGGAGCCCGCAGGCCCCGTTTCTGGTGGCTGATCTGCTGGAAATTCTCATCGAAGCCAACACCCTGGGTCTGCAGGTAAATGAAATCCAGGGCGACGCCGTGCTGTTTTACCGGCTGGGGCCGCCGCCGCCGGTAGCCGAGCTGGTGCGCCAGTGCCGCCGCATCTACCTCGATTTTCAGAACTACCTGCGCCTGGTGGCACGCGACACGGGCTCGGAGCTGGCCGCTGCCCTGCACGAACTGGCCCTGACCCTTAAAATTGTGGTGCACTACGGGCGGGTGAGCGTGGCCCGCATTCGGGAGTACACCAAGCTGATGGGCCGCGACGTGATTGTGGTGCACCGCCTGCTCAAAAACAACGTCACGGGCTCGGAGTACGTGCTGCTCTCGGCGGGCTACGTAGCTACCCAAAGCCCCGCCGCCCTGGCCCAGGCTTTTTCCTGGACGCGCCTGCTGCCCGGCGCCACGTACTACGAGTACCTGGGCGAAACACCCTACCACTACGCCAGCCTCTCGCCCCTGCGCCTGCTGCTGAGCACCCCGGAAATTGACGACGACGTGCCCCCGGGCCGTGGTTGCGCCCTGAAGGTGCGGCGGGCCCTGCGCATTCCGGCTCCGTATGCCCTGCGCGTTATCACCAACTTCCGCCTGCGCCCCCGCTGGATGGAGGGCGCCACCTCCGTACACTATGACGTAACCAAGGTCGGCCGCCTGGGCACCAGCTACAAGGTGGATGTGTTTGGGGGCCAGATTGATTTTCAGGCCGTGCAGCAGTTCGAGGATGAAGATGGGCGCCTGGAGTACGTGGAGAAGATTTCGCACTTCCGGCTTTTTCCGAATACTCTGCTGTTCTATTCTATTGAGGCTGTAACCGCCCATGCGTGCCTTGTGACCATGGAGCTGCGCTACGGCCACATTGCCAGCGCCAGCCGCGTTATCCGGTTCGGGCAGCTGCGGCGTTTGCACCGGTTTCTGGGCCGCTCCATGCGCGGGCTTGCGCAACTGGCGGAGCCGGCCCTGAAGTAG